Part of the uncultured Desulfobacter sp. genome, AGAAACATGCTGCGGATAAAACCGCAGATGTTCAACGTTATATTAAGCCCTTCGGGCGGACGAGGAGGTAGAAACTACTCTTTCTATAATGCAAACCGGGCGCCAAACTTAACCGGTGATGGCTAATATAACAATTAAGTTGAAGTCGGGCACCAACTTGGCGGCCCTTTTTTGGGGCGGCATGATGGCCGCTTAACTTAATGTTATGTGTCGCAAGGAAGGATATGAGTAAGTGCCCTAACTGCATCAACTTTTCTCAAAGAATGAGCGCAAAAACACCGAATAAGCTTAAGGCACTAATAGGCAAAGTTAAGCTGGCAGTGGACGAAGGTGTCTTCGTTGAGGTTAACGCGGAGAAATATGATTACGTTGAGCCATTTGAAAAAATTAACGCAAGCGGTGGCTGGCCTGACATCATTGAAAATGAATTTGAGTGTACTTCGTGCAAAAAGCGCTATTTGCTCTTTGCTGATACTTATCATGGCGGTAGTAACAATGGTTGGTCAGAGTCAAACACATAACAAGGCAAGGCAAAATCGCCCTACGGGCTGGACGCGCTAACGCGCGCCTTTGCTTGCGGCGTTAAAATTGCAAAAATGTCAGGATTTTTGAGGAATAGTAGAGCGACACATATGTCTATGATTGTAGCCAAAAGCCTTTATGAAAGGAGTATTGAATACTTCTGTTATTGATGATGTCGGATTCAAATCTTATTACCGTATAAAGTGGACCCAGGCGCTAATCAGTTTTATCCGCAGCTGCTTTTTTTTCTTCTAGTTCTTCCCAGCGGGAATAAAGATCCTGGACTAAAGATTGGGCCTGCTCAAGTTTTTTGCAGGTGTCTGCCAGCAGGGCCGGGTCCTGGATAACATCCGGGTGCTGGACCTGTTCGGAAAAATCCTCAACCTGTTGTTCGGCCTCCAGAATTTTTTCTTCTATATTCTCCAGTTCGTATTTGTCTTTAAACGAGAACAACTTCTTTTTTGCCGGGGCTGGTTTGGCGGTTTGTTTTTTATTTTTCTCCGCCACAGGTTGTTCAGTCTTTTTCCGGTCGTTCCGGGCCTTTAAAATCTGGGCAAAATCTTTATAAAACTTTGGGGTCTCCGTGTTATCCAGGTAGAGCATGCGATGGCAGACCCGGTCCATGAGATACCGGTCATGGGAGACAATGATCACGGCCCCTTCAAACTCTTTGATGGAGGTTTCCAATACTTCCAGGGATAGGATATCAAGGTCATTGGTGGGTTCGTCCAAAAGCAGCAGGTCACAGGGCTGACGCATGATTTCAGCCAGAACGATTCTTGCCTTCTCCCCGCCGGAAAGCCTTCCCACCGGCATGTCCAGCTGGTCCGGCATGAAAAGGAACCGTTTGGCCCAGGAGACCACATGGATGGGGCGTCCCTTATAGTTTACGGAATCTCCGCCGGCCGGATTTAATGCATCCCGCAGGGTCATTTCCGGGTCCAGGTGGGTCCGTTCCTGGTGGTAGACGGCTGTTTTAAGGTTTTCCGCCCATTTCACGGTGCCCTGGTCCGGTGCCGTGCTTTGTTCGATCAGAGACAAAAAGGTGGATTTGCCTGACCCATTGTCCCCGACAATGCCAAGGCAAAAGCCCGGTCCAAGTTCAAAGGTAATGTTGGAAAACAGTGTTTTGCCTTGAAATCCTTTGGTCAGGTTATGCACCCTGAGCAGTTTTCTGGTCTGGCGGCCTGTGCCTGAAAAATCGATATCCATTTTGGCCGTCTGCTTATTCCGGGCTTTGACTTGGGACAGTTCCTTGCGCAGCTCTTCGGCCTGGTCAATCCTGTATTTTGCCTTGGTGGTTCTGGCCTTGGCCCCCTGGCGCAGCCATTGGTCTTCCCGGCGCATCTTTGATGCCAGGGAGGACTGTTTTTTGGCCTGGGCCTCCAGGTATTTGTCCCGCTCCTGCTCAAATTTTCGATAATTGCCCTGGATTTTAAACACCCCGCCCTGGTAGTACCGGGCAATCTCCATGGTGTGGGAACATACGTTTTCAAGAAATGTCCGGTCATGGGAGACGGCCACAAAAGAAAACCGGGCTGTCACAAGCATCTGTTCCAGCCATAAAATGCCGGCAATATCAAGATGGTTGGTGGGCTCGTCCAGTAACAGCAGGTCCGGTTCCCGGCAAAAGGCCCGGGTGATGGCCAGGCGCTTGCGCCATCCGCCTGACAGCTCTTTTGTCTTTTTGGCGGCATCGGTAAAACCGCCCAGTCCCAGGGCCCGGTTTACCCTGCGGTGGCGTTCTTTTTCCTGAAGATCCAAATCGGATAGACTGTTGAATAAGACCTGCTCAATGGACAGGGCCGTGTCAAACTTATCTTCCTGGGCAAGATAGACCAAAGACAGTCCTGGCTGGACACCCACCTCTCCTTCATCCGGGGCGCTTAACCCGCAGATAATTTTTAACAGGGTGGATTTGCCTGATCCGTTCATCCCGATTAAACCCAGCTTTTCCCCTGGTTTTACATCGACAGTCAAACCGGTGAATAATGTATCATCGCCATATGCTTTGCAAAGTTCTTTTATGGATACTAAAACCGTCATCAGGATTTCTCCTCCCGGGTCTGGGATGGTCGAAGACAACGGTAGACCCGGATCATTTTAATGATGAATACAATGCTTAAGGTCAGGCTGATCAGAATAATAAAACTTGCGGCAAAAAAGGTCATGATAAAACTGAACGGATCATCTAAGCCGTATGCCCCCCGGATAGGATCGATGCCGAAAATTAAGAAAAAAATGGAGATTAAAAGGCATAATACCTGGGCTATCCACCAGAGATATTTCATTTGATGTCCTTGCAAATCAAATTTGTTTTTAAAACTGTCCAAAATTAAGGTGAGGTGAAAATACAGGTTCTTAATGAAAAAATCAAATTGCTGCGGTACAGCGCTGCGTAAAGAAGGCCCGACAGTCTGTGGCTGCCGGGCCTTGCAAGGGCTCAAAATAGAGCGGTTTTTTTAATGATCGGGGTTAAAAGAGCTTTGCATACTGTCCATATCCCTCGTCTGCCAATTTATCTTTGGGAATGAATTTCAAGGCCCCTGAGTTGATGCAGTACCGGAGGCCCGTGGGGGCCGGACCGTCGTCAAACACATGGCCCAGGTGGGAATCGGCAATTTTGCTTCTGACCTCGGTGCGGGTCATGAACAGGCTTCTGTCGGTTTTCTCTACGATATGTGCAGGCTCCAGGGGTTGGGTAAAACTGGGCCAGCCTGTGCCGGACTTGAATTTGTCCGTTGAGGCGAACAAAGGTTCTCCGGATACGATGTCCACATAGATCCCCTCTTCTTTATTGTCCCAGAATGCATTATCA contains:
- a CDS encoding ABC-F family ATP-binding cassette domain-containing protein — its product is MTVLVSIKELCKAYGDDTLFTGLTVDVKPGEKLGLIGMNGSGKSTLLKIICGLSAPDEGEVGVQPGLSLVYLAQEDKFDTALSIEQVLFNSLSDLDLQEKERHRRVNRALGLGGFTDAAKKTKELSGGWRKRLAITRAFCREPDLLLLDEPTNHLDIAGILWLEQMLVTARFSFVAVSHDRTFLENVCSHTMEIARYYQGGVFKIQGNYRKFEQERDKYLEAQAKKQSSLASKMRREDQWLRQGAKARTTKAKYRIDQAEELRKELSQVKARNKQTAKMDIDFSGTGRQTRKLLRVHNLTKGFQGKTLFSNITFELGPGFCLGIVGDNGSGKSTFLSLIEQSTAPDQGTVKWAENLKTAVYHQERTHLDPEMTLRDALNPAGGDSVNYKGRPIHVVSWAKRFLFMPDQLDMPVGRLSGGEKARIVLAEIMRQPCDLLLLDEPTNDLDILSLEVLETSIKEFEGAVIIVSHDRYLMDRVCHRMLYLDNTETPKFYKDFAQILKARNDRKKTEQPVAEKNKKQTAKPAPAKKKLFSFKDKYELENIEEKILEAEQQVEDFSEQVQHPDVIQDPALLADTCKKLEQAQSLVQDLYSRWEELEEKKAAADKTD